A single region of the Bacillota bacterium genome encodes:
- a CDS encoding 3-isopropylmalate dehydrogenase has product MYKIAVIPGDGTGREQVTEGLKVLKAVEEKFGFKLETVEYDLGGERYMRTGETLPESVREELKQFDAIFLGAIGHPDVKPGILEQGLLLKMRFELELYINLRPVKLFPGVSTPIKDKGPEDVDFVVVRENTEGLYAGAGGFLRKGTPQEIATQVSVNTRFGVERCLRYAFDYSQTKRSEKKLTLCGKTNVLTYSSDLWERAFHEIGAEYPDVTRDYAHVDAICMWMVKNPEWFDVIVTDNMFGDIITDLGAMVQGGMGIAAGGNIHPGRVSMFEPIGGSAPKYTGQGVINPLASICAGAMMLDHLDETKAAEAIETAVAAVCKEKVKSMNAGQMGYSTSEVGDLVVDYL; this is encoded by the coding sequence TTAAAAGCAGTGGAAGAGAAATTCGGATTCAAACTTGAAACAGTTGAATATGATCTCGGCGGAGAACGCTACATGCGTACCGGCGAAACACTGCCGGAAAGCGTGCGTGAAGAGTTGAAACAATTTGATGCTATATTTCTGGGCGCAATCGGCCATCCGGATGTAAAGCCGGGCATACTTGAACAGGGTCTGCTCCTGAAAATGCGCTTCGAGCTGGAGCTATATATCAACCTGCGCCCGGTCAAGTTATTTCCAGGAGTCTCAACTCCGATTAAAGATAAAGGTCCGGAAGATGTCGACTTTGTTGTTGTCAGGGAGAATACCGAAGGTTTATATGCCGGAGCCGGAGGGTTTTTGCGCAAAGGAACTCCCCAGGAAATCGCCACCCAGGTATCGGTCAACACCCGCTTCGGTGTCGAACGCTGCCTGCGCTATGCCTTCGATTACAGCCAGACTAAACGCAGTGAGAAGAAACTGACTCTCTGCGGTAAAACCAACGTCCTTACCTACTCTTCAGACCTGTGGGAAAGGGCTTTTCATGAAATCGGCGCCGAATATCCCGACGTTACCCGCGACTATGCCCATGTCGACGCCATCTGCATGTGGATGGTTAAAAACCCCGAATGGTTTGATGTTATCGTTACCGACAACATGTTCGGCGATATCATAACTGACCTGGGAGCCATGGTTCAGGGTGGAATGGGTATTGCCGCCGGCGGCAATATTCACCCCGGCAGGGTCTCCATGTTTGAACCGATTGGAGGCAGCGCGCCGAAATATACCGGGCAGGGAGTGATTAATCCGCTGGCTTCAATCTGTGCCGGAGCCATGATGCTTGATCACCTGGATGAAACAAAGGCAGCCGAAGCAATTGAAACTGCCGTGGCTGCTGTATGCAAAGAAAAGGTTAAATCGATGAATGCCGGCCAGATGGGCTACAGCACTTCCGAGGTTGGAGACCTGGTTGTCGATTACCTGTAA